In the Chryseobacterium sp. MYb264 genome, one interval contains:
- a CDS encoding IS5 family transposase: MYQVLDKDIIENEIVPNLPKPKRGFFPKAPLAEIVNCILYKLKTGVQWAYLPVKSLFAENVLTYQSVFYHFRKWCVKNIWQDCWIKLLSKNKSKLDLSSADLDGSHTSALRGGEEVAYQGRKKRKTTTSLYFTDRQGLPLAMSDPIAGNHNDLYHIEIYFDQITQTLEKADIAVKGLFMNADAGFDAQNFRKHCENKDIIANIAFNKRNGSDTDEIYFDELLYHQRYTIERTNAWLDSFRSLLNRFDTTVSSWKSFNYLAFMVIALRKFYNTKKFK; the protein is encoded by the coding sequence ATGTACCAAGTACTAGACAAAGATATAATAGAAAATGAAATAGTACCTAATCTTCCTAAGCCAAAACGAGGATTTTTTCCCAAAGCCCCTCTTGCTGAAATAGTAAATTGCATATTATACAAACTGAAAACAGGGGTTCAATGGGCTTATTTACCTGTAAAAAGTCTTTTTGCAGAGAATGTTTTGACCTATCAAAGTGTTTTCTATCATTTTCGTAAATGGTGTGTAAAAAATATTTGGCAAGATTGCTGGATAAAGCTATTATCAAAAAATAAATCGAAATTAGATTTATCCAGTGCAGATTTAGACGGGAGTCATACATCAGCATTACGGGGAGGAGAAGAGGTCGCTTATCAAGGGCGTAAAAAGAGAAAGACCACTACTTCGCTTTATTTTACAGATAGACAGGGACTTCCTTTAGCAATGTCAGACCCTATTGCAGGAAATCATAATGATCTGTATCATATTGAAATCTATTTTGATCAGATCACTCAAACATTAGAAAAGGCAGATATTGCTGTAAAGGGATTATTTATGAATGCTGATGCAGGGTTTGATGCTCAAAACTTCAGAAAGCATTGTGAAAATAAAGATATCATAGCAAATATTGCTTTCAATAAGCGTAATGGCTCAGATACAGACGAGATTTATTTTGATGAGCTTTTATACCATCAAAGATATACTATAGAAAGAACAAATGCTTGGTTAGACAGCTTTAGATCATTGCTCAATAGGTTTGATACTACTGTATCTAGTTGGAAATCTTTTAATTATCTAGCATTTATGGTCATTGCACTAAGAAAGTTTTATAACACAAAAAAGTTTAAATGA